A stretch of Porites lutea chromosome 5, jaPorLute2.1, whole genome shotgun sequence DNA encodes these proteins:
- the LOC140938875 gene encoding uncharacterized protein, which yields MRLILLFFVSVVCPLFCESTIERTKVLPTPRGTVFHDYGHPNFESQMEWIRKDPFAFWQDKNVYRRIDDLNVNEEDIARAIDWNEKEPACRAQNLVTKVLRGQPIKMIVMGGSNSAGGGVSNHMRLYHQLFSQWWNSVIFPQTRSKLTVENLSLGGTGSDFFTFCFQNFVTQNGQPDIVLVELSVNDYGYLHGATAKPMELLTRRVLSFQTLPLVLYVSLVDLVKKSESLESINNPNCHNLEDLGQRELAKHYEITLLSWRDILCPVNRKTRRRQPYLRPGMVNKDHLHIDVKGHAQTALMMIRYFQNSLERAAVSASYGPQPQCANPGLSPPLYADASSLVTNPLCWAYVNPRWGKSNVFQTLQVTVKRKEKFEELPLENIEANVGYNNDKDDRSDAFGGWRSARAGSLIEFSFQVPAATNYKGYASNSYSLGMVIRRLTQNSGQVKMWLDNSKKAAVTIVGKRFGRVHFQTRVYFVDSNVLPGHHTLRLETTGNKAIGLLVSGIVLGPSGIRGFKGYKPTGTLEKVWSREDYEKFKI from the exons ATGAGGttgattttactgttttttgtAAGTGTTGTGTGTCCTTTGTTTTGCGAGTCGACAATAGAGAGAACAAAAGTACTACCAACTCCAAG AGGCACTGTATTTCATGACTACGGACATCCAAACTTTGAGTCTCAAATGGAATGGATCCGAAAGGACCCGTTTGCATTTTGGCAGGACAAAAATGTCTACAGACGAATTGACGACTTGAATGTTAATGAGGAGGACATTGCAAGGGCTATCGACTGGAACGAAAAAGAACCGGCTTGCCGAGCACAGAACCTGGTAACCAAAGTACTGAGGGGTCAGCCAATAAAAATGATAGTGATGGGCGGATCAAATTCAGCCGGTGGTGGAGTTTCTAATCACATGCGCCTTTATCATCAACTTTTCTCTCAATGGTGGAATAGTGTGATTTTTCCACAAACTAGGTCGAAGCTCACAGTTGAAAATTTATCACTTGGAGGAACCGGAAGCGATTTCTTTACCTTTTGCTTCCAAAATTTTGTTACCCAAAATGGTCAACCAGATATAGTGCTCGTCGAGTTATCGGTTAACGACTATGGATATTTACACGGTGCAACTGCTAAACCAATGGAGCTCTTAACTCGACGGGTCCTATCATTTCAGACGCTGCCGTTAGTTTTGTACGTCAGTTTAGTTGATCTTGTAAAGAAAAGTGAATCTTTGGAAAGCATAAACAACCCCAATTGTCATAACTTGGAGGACTTAGGGCAACGAGAACTTGCAAAACACTATGAAATAACTTTGCTAAGCTGGCGTGACATTCTTTGCCCTGTGAACAGGAAGACTCGAAGGCGTCAACCCTATCTACGACCAGGAATGGTGAATAAGGATCATTTGCATATAGACGTAAAAGGACATGCTCAGACTGCTTTAATGATGATTCGATACTTCCAGAATTCTCTTGAGAGGGCAGCAGTAAGCGCTTCGTATGGTCCACAGCCACAATGCGCGAACCCTGGTTTGAGTCCTCCCTTGTACGCTGATGCATCGTCGCTTGTTACGAACCCACTGTGCTGGGCGTATGTCAATCCAAGATGGGGAAAATCTAACGTATTTCAAACTCTTCAAGTCACTgttaaaaggaaggaaaaattcGAGGAGCTTCCATTAGAAAACATTGAAGCAAATGTGGGATACAATAATGATAAGGATGACAGGAGCGACGCCTTTGGTGGTTGGAGGTCAGCTCGGGCTGGAAGTTTAatcgaattttcttttcaagttccAGCTGCGACGAATTATAAAGGGTATGCATCTAACAGTTACTCACTAGGCATGGTGATCCGACGTTTGACCCAAAATTCAGGACAAGTCAAGATGTGGTTggacaacagcaaaaaagctgCAGTAACCATCGTGGGGAAAAGGTTTGGTAGAGTTCACTTCCAAACTCGCGTCTACTTTGTAGACTCAAACGTCCTTCCTGGTCACCATACTTTAAGACTGGAGACAACAGGTAACAAAGCAATTGGGCTTTTAGTCAGTGGCATTGTGCTAGGTCCTTCTGGTATTCGAGGGTTTAAGGGTTATAAACCTACTGGTACCCTTGAAAAAGTATGGAGTAGAGAAGACtatgaaaagtttaaaatatga